The Pseudodesulfovibrio sp. zrk46 genome contains a region encoding:
- a CDS encoding deoxyguanosinetriphosphate triphosphohydrolase yields MALKRMEWDLLLEPYRFNKEGDVFKPTVEPGRSPFSKDQDKIVFSSSFRRMSKKTQVHPMVNNDHIHTRLTHSVEVGSVGRSLGNIVGAKIVEADAQASFPSHYVGEIVQAACLAHDIGNPPFGHAGESAIQDWVSGKHSQLLSKVANDGKLTTHQLMDLKAFDGNAMGFRILTQLEYDSFKGGMRLSFPTLAAMLKYPWKSTHTEEIKKNKFSCLYPEVDIMNQICLKLGMLKRGDDRWARHPLAYLVEAADDICYNFLDLEDAREMRIVTLKEIRNVCDPLHTDDSKYLTYLDKENISDRRKIAYMRGKTIQVLINCVVETFMENYEAIMSGCFEGSLVDASCKKCKEAVDNADTLCKNKVFKHHRKIELEIGAYNAIGQMMDAFFLAAKELHECSGEFRSFKSERVLDLLGVKQPKKGQNLYEILLPFIDYLSGMTDNFATHISQQIQGQAVPDVTR; encoded by the coding sequence ATGGCTTTGAAGAGAATGGAATGGGATCTCCTGTTGGAGCCATATCGCTTCAACAAGGAAGGAGATGTATTTAAACCGACCGTTGAGCCCGGGCGTAGTCCTTTTTCAAAGGATCAAGATAAAATCGTTTTTTCAAGCTCGTTTAGACGGATGTCAAAAAAGACTCAGGTCCATCCGATGGTTAACAACGACCATATACATACTAGGCTCACTCATAGTGTGGAGGTTGGTAGTGTCGGACGTTCACTAGGAAACATCGTAGGGGCAAAGATAGTTGAAGCTGATGCACAAGCAAGTTTTCCAAGTCATTATGTGGGAGAGATCGTTCAAGCTGCATGTTTAGCTCATGATATTGGAAATCCGCCTTTCGGACACGCAGGTGAATCTGCCATTCAGGATTGGGTTAGTGGAAAGCACAGCCAACTTCTTTCTAAGGTAGCAAATGACGGAAAACTAACTACCCATCAATTAATGGACCTAAAAGCCTTTGATGGGAACGCGATGGGCTTTCGGATTTTGACTCAACTTGAGTACGATTCTTTTAAGGGAGGGATGCGGCTTTCCTTTCCAACGCTGGCTGCTATGTTAAAATATCCTTGGAAATCTACTCACACGGAAGAAATAAAGAAAAATAAGTTTAGTTGTCTGTATCCTGAAGTCGACATAATGAATCAAATATGTCTTAAATTAGGTATGCTTAAACGTGGGGACGATAGGTGGGCGAGACATCCTTTAGCTTATCTTGTCGAAGCTGCTGACGATATTTGTTATAATTTTCTTGATCTTGAAGATGCACGTGAAATGAGGATTGTGACTTTAAAGGAAATCCGAAATGTGTGCGATCCCTTGCATACTGACGACTCTAAATATCTAACCTATCTTGATAAAGAAAATATTTCAGATAGGCGTAAAATAGCCTACATGCGCGGGAAAACGATTCAAGTTTTGATTAACTGTGTTGTGGAAACTTTTATGGAGAACTATGAGGCCATTATGAGTGGCTGCTTTGAGGGTAGTTTGGTGGACGCGAGTTGTAAGAAGTGCAAGGAAGCGGTTGATAATGCAGACACTCTTTGTAAGAATAAAGTATTCAAACATCATCGAAAGATTGAGCTTGAAATAGGTGCATACAATGCTATCGGACAAATGATGGATGCATTTTTCCTCGCTGCCAAAGAGTTGCATGAGTGCTCTGGGGAATTTCGTTCATTTAAATCAGAACGAGTTTTGGACCTTCTCGGAGTCAAGCAACCCAAGAAAGGACAGAACCTATATGAAATATTACTACCATTCATCGATTATTTGTCAGGAATGACAGACAATTTTGCGACACATATTTCTCAGCAAATTCAAGGACAAGCTGTTCCAGACGTTACACGTTGA
- a CDS encoding Lrp/AsnC family transcriptional regulator, which produces MTKLDETDRQIIAALQENGRLSNMELAERVNLSHSSCSRRISRLEKEGVIVGYRALTDREKLGYSVRAYCGVFRDPSVGWNELAHILAQIEGVVSVFAVSGDVDLMVEIVARDLRHYSDVVMKQFADTKGVNATRSTFVLEEVKSIY; this is translated from the coding sequence ATGACAAAGCTGGATGAAACAGACAGGCAGATCATTGCCGCCCTGCAAGAGAACGGACGTCTCTCCAATATGGAGTTGGCCGAACGAGTGAACCTTTCCCACTCCAGCTGCTCACGCCGAATATCCCGGCTGGAGAAAGAGGGAGTGATCGTCGGTTATCGCGCGCTCACGGATCGAGAAAAGTTGGGATATTCTGTTCGCGCCTATTGCGGCGTATTCCGCGATCCCAGTGTCGGATGGAATGAACTGGCCCACATCCTCGCCCAGATAGAAGGCGTTGTCAGCGTATTCGCCGTTTCCGGCGACGTGGACCTGATGGTGGAGATCGTGGCTCGCGATCTGCGGCACTATTCGGACGTAGTCATGAAGCAATTCGCCGACACCAAAGGAGTCAACGCCACACGAAGCACCTTCGTGCTCGAGGAAGTGAAGTCGATCTACTAG
- a CDS encoding DHA2 family efflux MFS transporter permease subunit, whose protein sequence is MSHFKDPEDLTPAQRWTIAFTVVFGAFMAVMDTSVVNVSMRHMMGSFGSDLSSITWVATSYTIAEIIMVTMSGWWSTLLGRKNFYLASFALFTFGSILCGMATSFPQMIVFRVIQGIGGGALIPISQAILRETFPPKQQGMAMALYGMGVILAPAFGPICGGWLTDGWGWPWIFYINIPFCVAGIFLTMRHVYDPPYLKRGIKSVDYVGIILLSLCLIGMQVVLERGQEEQWFESSLIIYWTIITLVSLVGLIVWELRCKEPVINLRVLKDKNLLLGSIMGLIFGVSLFGTTFILPQFTQNILGYDALDSGLALVPRAVALLLFMPVAGWAYRWAGARALVLAGICIIIWSYYDLTQLSVHAGFYDLIPSLLIMGLGMPFLFVPLSTVSLSTIDRSMMTDASSFYTLSRRIGGNIGYSLVAVLLDRGVTVHRMQLADHISELSQVTQETLHGMTSALEAAGATALDASRLSIALLERKVVQQATMLAYNDISFIFGCLVIFLIPYAWLLPGMAKTSTSKPAAKALKQN, encoded by the coding sequence ATGTCCCACTTCAAGGATCCAGAGGATCTCACCCCGGCCCAACGATGGACCATTGCGTTCACCGTGGTCTTCGGAGCGTTCATGGCCGTCATGGACACCAGCGTCGTGAATGTCTCCATGAGGCACATGATGGGCAGCTTCGGCTCTGACCTCTCGTCCATCACATGGGTGGCCACGAGCTACACCATCGCGGAAATCATCATGGTCACCATGTCCGGCTGGTGGAGCACGCTACTCGGGCGCAAGAACTTCTATCTCGCCTCCTTTGCCCTCTTCACCTTCGGCTCCATCCTGTGCGGCATGGCCACCAGCTTTCCCCAGATGATCGTCTTCCGTGTCATTCAGGGCATCGGTGGCGGCGCGCTCATCCCCATTTCCCAGGCGATTCTCCGGGAGACGTTCCCTCCCAAACAGCAAGGGATGGCCATGGCCCTGTACGGGATGGGCGTGATACTGGCGCCGGCATTCGGCCCCATTTGCGGTGGCTGGCTCACGGACGGCTGGGGATGGCCGTGGATTTTCTACATCAACATCCCGTTCTGTGTGGCGGGCATATTTCTGACCATGCGCCACGTCTACGATCCCCCGTATCTGAAACGGGGAATCAAATCAGTGGATTACGTGGGCATCATCCTGCTGTCCCTTTGCCTGATCGGTATGCAGGTCGTGCTGGAGCGAGGACAGGAAGAGCAATGGTTCGAATCGTCCCTCATCATCTACTGGACCATAATCACCCTTGTTTCCCTCGTGGGCCTGATCGTGTGGGAGCTGCGCTGCAAGGAGCCGGTGATCAACCTGCGCGTGCTCAAGGACAAGAATCTGCTCCTCGGTTCCATCATGGGGCTGATCTTCGGCGTCTCGCTGTTCGGCACCACATTCATTCTGCCGCAATTCACACAGAATATTCTGGGATACGACGCTCTGGATTCAGGGCTAGCACTGGTTCCACGGGCAGTGGCCCTGCTCCTCTTCATGCCCGTGGCAGGCTGGGCATACCGATGGGCCGGCGCACGGGCACTGGTCCTTGCCGGTATCTGCATCATCATCTGGTCGTATTACGATCTGACACAGCTCAGTGTTCACGCGGGATTCTATGATTTGATCCCATCGCTCCTGATCATGGGGCTCGGGATGCCGTTCCTGTTCGTGCCGCTCAGCACCGTATCGCTCAGCACCATAGACAGAAGCATGATGACGGATGCATCGAGCTTCTACACCCTGTCCCGGCGCATTGGCGGCAATATCGGCTACAGTCTGGTCGCAGTCCTGCTCGATCGCGGTGTGACCGTTCATCGCATGCAGCTTGCTGATCACATCAGCGAGTTGAGTCAGGTGACGCAGGAAACGCTTCACGGCATGACCAGCGCCCTTGAAGCTGCCGGAGCCACCGCACTGGATGCCTCACGACTCAGTATCGCCCTCCTCGAAAGAAAAGTCGTTCAACAGGCGACCATGCTCGCTTACAACGACATCTCCTTCATTTTCGGCTGCCTGGTCATATTCCTGATCCCATACGCCTGGCTGCTGCCCGGCATGGCCAAAACCTCCACCTCGAAGCCTGCGGCCAAGGCTCTCAAACAGAATTAG
- a CDS encoding AEC family transporter: protein MENLLLLILCFSLGLIFKLSGLIEEKASDALNVLIIYLALPALALLYTHSLPLGPELFLPASMGWIVFFLGYWFFTFIGKLLGLDRKTVVCLTLVGGLGNTSFVGLPLIEVAFGPDYIGIGMLCDQAGSFLALSVPGVILAAKTSGQNIATKDLVKRILMFPPLIALILGFTLQPFPFPDWMQGLLARLGSMLTPLAMISVGLTLRLGEVTRDIKEVCLGLGFKLLLAPIAIYILFMGILGLDDIVTRVTIFEAAMGPMVTAGIIAIRYELRPRLAASLMGIGTPLSFVTLWGWYQFIQ from the coding sequence ATGGAGAACCTACTTCTTCTTATACTGTGCTTTAGCCTCGGACTGATTTTCAAATTAAGCGGACTCATTGAGGAAAAAGCGTCGGACGCACTGAATGTCCTGATCATATACTTGGCGCTTCCAGCACTCGCCCTATTATATACACACTCATTACCACTAGGGCCCGAATTGTTCCTTCCTGCATCCATGGGCTGGATTGTTTTCTTCCTAGGCTATTGGTTTTTCACTTTTATAGGCAAGCTGTTGGGGTTGGACAGGAAGACGGTGGTCTGTCTTACTTTGGTAGGCGGTTTAGGTAACACCTCGTTTGTTGGGCTACCCCTCATTGAAGTGGCTTTTGGTCCGGATTACATAGGGATAGGTATGCTCTGTGATCAGGCTGGCAGCTTTCTGGCACTCTCGGTCCCGGGAGTTATTCTTGCTGCTAAAACTTCAGGGCAGAACATCGCAACCAAGGATTTGGTTAAGCGTATTCTCATGTTTCCACCCCTAATCGCTTTAATCTTGGGCTTTACTTTGCAGCCGTTCCCTTTCCCTGATTGGATGCAAGGCTTGTTAGCCCGACTGGGCAGCATGCTAACCCCCTTAGCAATGATTTCTGTGGGGCTGACACTCAGACTCGGTGAAGTTACTCGCGACATCAAAGAAGTTTGTTTGGGGTTAGGCTTCAAACTCCTTTTGGCCCCTATCGCTATTTATATACTTTTTATGGGGATACTAGGCTTAGATGATATAGTTACTCGAGTGACAATCTTCGAGGCTGCTATGGGACCCATGGTCACGGCAGGAATTATTGCGATCCGTTACGAGCTCCGCCCGAGGTTGGCTGCCAGTTTAATGGGAATTGGAACGCCTCTCTCCTTTGTAACACTGTGGGGCTGGTATCAATTTATACAATAG
- a CDS encoding TetR/AcrR family transcriptional regulator, with protein MQDNEEKLTRILDAAADLFAVHPFHKVLLSDIARKAAVGKGTLYLYFKSKDDLYFQVLFRNFEMLVNQLQSFIAEADLPADKLMAGVIDIMVAYLSKRAIDLGLQGSVMAYPTSEEWSLKRMELWQVIEDVIRQGVKEGLFQENNTRLTGRFITGMIRTSCLFCPEGEDRESLSKHASEFVLKGLATS; from the coding sequence ATGCAGGATAATGAGGAAAAACTGACCAGAATTCTTGATGCAGCAGCGGATCTGTTCGCCGTGCATCCGTTTCACAAGGTGCTTTTGAGCGATATCGCCAGAAAAGCAGCCGTGGGGAAAGGAACCCTTTATCTGTACTTCAAGAGTAAAGACGACCTCTATTTCCAAGTCCTCTTCCGCAATTTTGAAATGCTGGTCAATCAGCTCCAGAGCTTCATCGCCGAAGCAGACCTCCCGGCTGACAAGCTGATGGCGGGAGTGATCGACATCATGGTCGCCTACCTGTCGAAACGAGCTATCGATCTGGGGTTGCAGGGAAGCGTCATGGCGTACCCCACATCCGAAGAATGGAGCCTCAAGCGCATGGAGCTGTGGCAGGTCATCGAAGATGTCATCCGCCAAGGCGTCAAAGAAGGATTGTTCCAGGAAAACAACACGCGCCTTACGGGTCGATTTATCACGGGTATGATCCGTACTTCCTGCCTCTTCTGCCCTGAAGGCGAAGACAGGGAGTCCCTTTCCAAACATGCCAGCGAGTTCGTTCTGAAAGGACTCGCCACCAGCTAG
- a CDS encoding HlyD family secretion protein, which translates to MNDTTHTNGASKPDSPKAKNRRKLLFLAGFLVMTAAIALGSRYYLFLVSHESTEDAFVEAHVVSISPRVAGHVSRVLVTDNQKVASGELLAEIDTRDYQVALDIAQARVASANAAREEALALVDIARSKLAAQGASLSSHFAELDQARADVAEVKASTDRDTHDLERIRQIADAGAVSKQEYDHARAQASMSQAKLKSVRKQIDTQSARINQAKASVQTAENELKQAFALVGIRTAELQEAQAEVERAQLNLSYTRITAPCDGYVTKKSLETGAFIQAGQKLFNIVSNDAWVIANFKETQIADMRPGQPVDIEVDAYPDVVLKGHVDSIQRGTGSRFTLLPPENASGNFIKVVQRVPVKIVLDANDANRDLLLAPGMSVIPSVKLAQPEMPHSSAELASARETTDQ; encoded by the coding sequence ATGAACGATACGACGCACACCAACGGGGCATCCAAGCCGGACTCCCCTAAAGCCAAGAATCGGCGGAAGCTGCTGTTCCTCGCCGGATTTCTCGTCATGACAGCGGCCATCGCTCTTGGCAGTCGCTACTATCTGTTTCTCGTCTCTCACGAGAGCACCGAGGACGCCTTTGTGGAGGCGCATGTGGTCTCCATCAGCCCGAGGGTGGCAGGCCATGTCTCCCGGGTGCTGGTAACCGACAACCAGAAGGTGGCTTCGGGTGAGCTGCTGGCGGAAATCGACACACGGGACTATCAGGTGGCGCTCGATATCGCCCAAGCCCGCGTGGCTTCGGCCAATGCGGCACGAGAAGAGGCTCTCGCCCTCGTGGATATCGCCCGGAGCAAGCTCGCCGCACAAGGCGCATCCCTGAGCTCGCATTTCGCAGAACTGGATCAGGCCCGCGCCGATGTCGCCGAAGTCAAAGCCAGCACGGACAGAGACACGCATGACCTCGAGCGTATCAGGCAGATCGCCGATGCAGGCGCCGTGAGCAAGCAGGAATACGACCACGCCCGCGCTCAAGCCTCCATGAGTCAGGCCAAGCTGAAGTCCGTCAGGAAACAGATAGACACCCAGTCCGCACGGATCAATCAGGCCAAAGCCTCGGTTCAGACCGCCGAGAACGAGCTCAAACAGGCCTTCGCCCTTGTCGGTATCCGCACCGCGGAACTGCAGGAAGCGCAGGCCGAGGTGGAGCGGGCACAACTCAACCTCTCCTACACCCGCATCACTGCTCCATGCGACGGCTATGTGACCAAGAAATCACTGGAAACCGGAGCCTTCATTCAGGCAGGCCAGAAGCTCTTCAACATCGTCAGCAACGACGCGTGGGTCATCGCCAACTTCAAGGAAACGCAGATCGCTGACATGCGGCCGGGACAGCCCGTGGACATCGAGGTCGACGCCTACCCTGACGTCGTCCTCAAAGGCCACGTGGACTCCATCCAGCGCGGTACAGGCTCACGGTTCACCCTGCTGCCTCCCGAAAACGCCTCGGGCAACTTCATCAAGGTCGTCCAACGTGTGCCGGTAAAGATCGTGCTCGATGCCAATGATGCAAACCGCGACCTCCTGCTGGCTCCCGGCATGTCCGTCATTCCGAGCGTGAAACTCGCCCAACCGGAAATGCCCCACTCCAGCGCCGAGCTCGCGTCCGCCCGGGAAACGACCGACCAATAG
- a CDS encoding ABC transporter substrate binding protein codes for MGSVRRIGRKFSHSKVGLLFLGVITTVFLLLVFLLNVSLSEKTYNILILHSYHHGYEWTDNINQGILREIETNGSGEISVFVEYMDTKRYDYQEMLPNLVRIYNQKYLNKDFDVIIACDDNALSLLIENHETTFKDVPVVFCGINSESLSLKAREYGYTGVMDKKDIKGTIEIALNLMPSLSELIVISDETTTGKVLLEQYRSVAADFRDRVNFVEFSNLKQDVLVSKLKALPKDTAVLLLSLFSLPGEEPLSMGGAVNLISSHTVAPIFALNDVYIGKGVVGGSVISGIDQGEKAARLAKLVLNGVQTRNIPLISKDTTVPMFDYSVLVAKKLSQDNVPAGSVFINKPFSIYEEYAAYIWMVVAIIVAQGITIALLVLSNIKKNRAEQALRVSEKKYRNIFETANEGIWVGDKKQTTLMVNKVLPLMLGYTVDEMVGRSICDFMHPDEMADHEEQIRKRKQGLDTVYERRFVTKSGDDLWCLVSAKGVSDERGDFEGSFSMISDISDRKLIEERLLEAKDKAEEANMAKDEFLANMSHELRTPLNGILGMLQLLQGTSLRNEQKEYATNALTAGRRLTRLLSDLLDISRIEARKLEIRRDVFKIRNTMAGVMELMHATAEEKNLDVSLYVDEGIPYELVGDATRLQQVLINLIGNAIKFTDSGYIKVEAVQLPIHKGGEERILFIVSDSGVGIPDDKLDSMFDPFTQGERSYKRQYQGVGLGLQIVKRLTLLMRGTLSLNSEEGVGTAVYVAIPFDVPTEKVESSEDVPEVSERLTTDMKKALVVEDDRLNRIFLTRHLEKLGLEVGVAEDGIKALEAVERTSYDIILMDIQMPNMDGIETTKIIRSDSRYLANSNTPIIAITAYAMDGDREKFLKAGMDEYIPKPVDIKDLKNVLSIGK; via the coding sequence ATGGGTAGTGTCAGACGAATAGGTCGCAAGTTCTCACATTCAAAAGTTGGTCTTTTGTTTTTGGGTGTAATTACGACTGTTTTCTTGCTGCTTGTCTTTCTGTTGAATGTTTCTCTTTCAGAGAAAACGTATAACATCCTCATTCTTCATTCCTATCATCACGGCTATGAATGGACGGACAATATCAATCAGGGAATCCTGAGAGAGATTGAAACGAATGGGTCAGGTGAAATCAGTGTATTCGTCGAATACATGGACACCAAACGGTATGACTACCAAGAGATGCTTCCGAACCTGGTGCGCATATACAACCAGAAATATCTCAATAAAGATTTTGATGTCATCATCGCCTGTGATGACAACGCCCTCAGCTTACTGATTGAAAACCATGAGACGACCTTCAAAGATGTCCCAGTCGTCTTTTGCGGCATCAACAGCGAGTCCCTGTCTCTGAAAGCGCGGGAATATGGCTACACCGGTGTGATGGACAAGAAAGACATCAAGGGAACCATTGAAATAGCCCTGAATCTGATGCCATCCCTGAGCGAACTCATTGTTATCAGTGATGAAACCACAACAGGCAAGGTGCTGTTGGAGCAATACCGCAGCGTGGCCGCAGACTTTCGTGACAGGGTGAATTTCGTCGAGTTTTCCAACCTCAAGCAGGATGTGCTTGTGTCTAAGCTGAAGGCCTTGCCGAAAGATACGGCGGTGCTCCTGCTGTCACTTTTCAGTCTGCCAGGCGAAGAACCCCTCAGCATGGGGGGGGCGGTGAACCTGATCTCCTCCCACACGGTCGCTCCGATATTTGCTCTGAACGACGTATATATCGGCAAGGGCGTTGTGGGCGGCAGCGTCATCAGCGGCATCGATCAGGGAGAAAAGGCTGCACGGCTTGCCAAGCTCGTATTGAATGGAGTGCAGACCAGGAACATCCCCTTGATATCCAAGGACACGACTGTTCCCATGTTCGACTATTCCGTTTTGGTGGCGAAAAAACTGTCTCAGGACAACGTGCCTGCCGGCAGTGTCTTCATCAATAAGCCATTCTCCATTTATGAGGAATATGCGGCATATATCTGGATGGTTGTGGCTATCATCGTCGCACAGGGAATTACCATCGCATTACTGGTACTGAGTAATATCAAGAAGAACCGTGCTGAACAGGCGCTCCGAGTCAGCGAAAAGAAATACAGAAACATTTTCGAAACGGCCAATGAAGGGATTTGGGTCGGCGATAAGAAGCAGACGACGTTAATGGTCAACAAGGTCCTTCCGCTCATGCTTGGCTACACTGTTGATGAAATGGTTGGTCGTTCCATCTGCGATTTCATGCATCCGGATGAAATGGCGGACCATGAGGAACAAATCCGCAAGCGCAAACAGGGCCTCGATACCGTCTACGAAAGGCGTTTCGTCACCAAGAGTGGAGATGATCTGTGGTGCCTCGTTTCTGCGAAAGGGGTGTCGGATGAGCGTGGAGACTTCGAGGGCTCCTTCTCCATGATTTCCGACATCAGTGATAGAAAGCTTATTGAAGAACGCCTGCTGGAAGCCAAGGATAAAGCGGAAGAAGCCAACATGGCCAAGGATGAATTTCTTGCGAACATGAGCCATGAGTTGCGCACTCCATTGAACGGCATATTGGGGATGCTGCAACTGTTGCAGGGCACTTCCCTGAGAAATGAGCAGAAGGAATACGCCACCAATGCTCTCACGGCAGGCAGGCGATTGACGCGGCTGTTGAGCGATCTTCTCGATATCTCTCGAATAGAAGCGAGAAAACTTGAGATTCGCCGGGATGTTTTCAAGATCCGCAACACCATGGCCGGTGTCATGGAACTCATGCATGCAACCGCCGAAGAAAAGAACCTCGATGTGAGTTTGTATGTGGATGAAGGGATTCCCTATGAACTTGTTGGCGATGCCACACGGCTGCAGCAGGTGCTCATCAACCTCATAGGCAATGCCATAAAATTCACTGATTCCGGTTACATCAAAGTCGAAGCTGTCCAACTCCCGATCCACAAGGGCGGTGAAGAGAGAATCCTCTTTATTGTGTCTGATTCGGGCGTCGGCATCCCCGATGACAAGCTGGATTCAATGTTTGATCCGTTTACCCAGGGAGAGCGGTCATACAAACGTCAATATCAGGGCGTTGGGCTTGGGCTGCAAATAGTGAAGCGACTCACCTTGCTGATGCGTGGGACACTTTCTCTGAATAGCGAAGAAGGCGTCGGGACTGCGGTATATGTGGCCATCCCATTCGATGTGCCTACTGAAAAGGTTGAATCCTCGGAAGATGTCCCTGAAGTGAGTGAACGGCTGACAACGGATATGAAGAAAGCGCTTGTTGTGGAGGATGATCGCCTCAACAGGATATTCCTCACACGCCATCTTGAGAAACTCGGGCTTGAAGTGGGTGTGGCAGAAGACGGAATCAAGGCGTTGGAAGCAGTAGAAAGGACGTCTTATGATATCATCCTGATGGATATCCAAATGCCCAACATGGATGGAATCGAGACGACGAAAATAATCCGTTCCGATTCAAGATATTTGGCCAATTCGAACACACCGATTATCGCCATCACAGCGTATGCAATGGATGGCGACAGGGAAAAATTCCTCAAGGCCGGGATGGACGAGTACATTCCGAAACCAGTTGATATCAAGGACTTGAAGAATGTCCTTTCGATCGGCAAGTGA
- the dctP gene encoding TRAP transporter substrate-binding protein DctP: MKSVLKIVFVMALVVLMAAPAMAAKKVRWKCATTWSSTLTPLISPPMKLAKLVEEMSGGNFTIRVDGAEKHKAALGILDMVKGGQYDIGHSASYYWKGKDISSVFFTSVPFGMNVQEQHAWEDYGGGKELEKELYDKYKILSFRGGNTGVQMGGWFKKEIKSVDDLKGLKMRIPGLAGEVFAKLGVNVTNIPPGELYTSLDRGTIDALEWVGPAMDIKMGFHKIAPYYYVGWHEPASEMQYLVNKRKYEQLPDEYKAILTTAIRLTAYDMTVENFAGSVEAWEKMKSEYPNIQVKEFPLPVLKAMKKAADELYDEYAAKDPLFKKILESQRAYMKKARKWMSISEFNYIKTSNAVE; this comes from the coding sequence ATGAAATCTGTGTTGAAAATCGTCTTTGTAATGGCGCTGGTGGTCCTGATGGCCGCTCCTGCCATGGCCGCAAAAAAGGTGCGTTGGAAATGCGCCACCACCTGGTCTTCCACGTTGACCCCGTTGATTTCCCCGCCCATGAAGCTTGCCAAGCTGGTGGAGGAGATGTCCGGCGGCAACTTCACCATCCGCGTGGACGGTGCTGAAAAACACAAGGCCGCCCTCGGCATTCTCGATATGGTCAAGGGCGGACAGTACGATATAGGTCACTCTGCTTCCTACTACTGGAAGGGCAAGGATATATCCTCGGTCTTCTTCACCTCGGTACCGTTCGGCATGAACGTGCAGGAACAGCACGCATGGGAAGACTACGGCGGGGGTAAGGAGCTCGAAAAAGAACTCTACGACAAATACAAAATCCTCAGCTTCCGCGGCGGCAACACCGGCGTGCAGATGGGCGGCTGGTTCAAGAAGGAAATTAAGTCCGTTGACGACCTCAAGGGCCTCAAAATGCGCATCCCCGGCCTGGCTGGCGAAGTCTTTGCCAAGCTCGGCGTCAACGTCACCAACATCCCCCCGGGCGAGCTGTATACTTCTCTTGATCGCGGCACCATCGACGCGCTGGAGTGGGTTGGTCCCGCCATGGATATCAAGATGGGCTTCCACAAGATCGCCCCTTACTACTATGTGGGCTGGCACGAGCCTGCTTCCGAGATGCAGTACCTCGTGAACAAGCGCAAGTATGAGCAGTTGCCCGACGAGTACAAGGCCATTCTGACCACCGCCATTCGCCTCACTGCCTACGACATGACCGTCGAGAACTTTGCCGGTTCCGTGGAAGCGTGGGAAAAGATGAAGTCCGAATACCCGAATATTCAGGTGAAGGAATTCCCGCTGCCTGTGCTCAAAGCCATGAAAAAGGCCGCGGACGAGCTCTATGACGAGTACGCCGCCAAGGACCCCTTGTTTAAGAAGATTCTGGAATCCCAGCGTGCCTACATGAAAAAGGCCCGTAAGTGGATGAGCATCTCCGAGTTCAACTACATCAAGACGTCCAACGCCGTTGAGTAG